In Persicimonas caeni, a single window of DNA contains:
- a CDS encoding glutamate--cysteine ligase, with amino-acid sequence MSRDMDENLAPIESREQLVEYFRGGEKPCAQWGVGTEHEKFLYRRSDYEMVSYEEPGGIGEMLATLADEHGWAPSLDRGNIVALEKDSGAITLEPGGQLELSGAVRKTIFETADELDAHLDLIRGLVGDRLAMVCWGLNPFFEPPDIPWMPKSRYAVMRDYLPTRGDLAHWMMKLTCTVQANFDYESEEDAAEMMRTALLISPIVSAIFANSPIKAGEESGQQTYRGYLWTRTDPDRTGWPEFMYRDDWGYADYLDYILDVPMFFIRREGKYIDKSGDSFREFIEQGHDGYDATMGDFELHLSTAFPEIRLKRFIEVRGADAGPRDHMLAVSALWKGILYDHASRAKARDIIGEVTPERHARLFMDAYKDGLDAEAPRGRLQELAQELVKVAGDGLDAIAEECGHDSERGFLAPAEEIAETGVTLADKLLADWREFDGDRKKLVEEWAL; translated from the coding sequence ATGTCTCGTGATATGGATGAGAACCTGGCGCCGATCGAAAGCCGCGAACAACTCGTGGAGTATTTTCGCGGCGGCGAAAAGCCTTGCGCCCAGTGGGGCGTAGGTACCGAGCACGAAAAGTTCCTGTACCGGCGCAGCGATTACGAGATGGTCTCCTACGAGGAGCCCGGCGGCATCGGCGAAATGCTGGCGACCCTGGCGGACGAGCACGGCTGGGCGCCCTCTCTCGATCGCGGCAATATCGTCGCGCTCGAGAAGGACAGCGGCGCCATCACCCTCGAGCCGGGCGGCCAGCTCGAGCTGTCGGGGGCGGTCCGAAAGACAATCTTCGAGACGGCCGACGAGCTCGACGCCCACCTCGACCTCATCCGTGGACTCGTCGGCGACCGCCTGGCGATGGTCTGTTGGGGCCTCAATCCGTTCTTCGAGCCGCCCGACATCCCCTGGATGCCCAAGTCGCGCTACGCGGTCATGCGCGATTACCTGCCCACGCGCGGCGACTTGGCCCACTGGATGATGAAGCTCACCTGCACCGTGCAGGCCAACTTCGACTACGAGTCTGAAGAGGACGCCGCCGAGATGATGCGCACCGCGCTGCTCATCTCGCCGATCGTCTCGGCGATCTTCGCCAACAGCCCCATCAAGGCGGGTGAAGAGAGCGGCCAGCAGACCTACCGCGGTTACCTGTGGACGCGCACCGACCCCGATCGCACCGGCTGGCCCGAGTTCATGTACCGCGACGACTGGGGCTACGCCGACTACCTCGATTATATCCTCGACGTCCCGATGTTCTTCATCCGCCGCGAGGGCAAGTATATCGATAAATCGGGCGACTCGTTCCGCGAGTTCATCGAGCAGGGCCACGACGGTTACGACGCGACGATGGGCGACTTCGAGTTGCACCTGTCGACCGCCTTCCCCGAGATTCGCCTCAAGCGATTCATCGAGGTGCGCGGCGCCGACGCCGGCCCCCGCGACCACATGCTCGCCGTCTCGGCGCTCTGGAAGGGCATTTTGTACGACCACGCCTCACGCGCCAAAGCGCGCGATATCATCGGCGAGGTGACCCCCGAGCGCCACGCTCGACTCTTCATGGATGCCTACAAGGATGGCCTCGACGCCGAGGCGCCGCGTGGGCGCTTGCAGGAGCTCGCGCAGGAGTTGGTGAAGGTGGCTGGCGACGGACTCGACGCCATCGCCGAGGAGTGCGGGCACGACTCGGAGCGCGGCTTCTTGGCCCCGGCCGAGGAGATCGCCGAGACGGGCGTCACGCTCGCAGACAAGCTCCTCGCCGACTGGCGTGAGTTCGACGGTGATCGCAAGAAGCTCGTAGAGGAATGGGCGTTGTAG
- a CDS encoding acyl-CoA thioesterase, giving the protein MESKNVTYHPESLEQKLERYRPDPAIRVVMLPKDTNALGSIFGGVILSQLDLAASEEARIAAGRNVVTKVINEVDFVAPVEVGDWVSFYTRTERVGRTSVTVHVLVVAHRGHRRDELFQVTDAEVVFVAVDEEGKPAEVLREE; this is encoded by the coding sequence ATGGAAAGCAAGAACGTCACGTACCATCCCGAGTCCCTCGAGCAAAAGCTCGAGCGCTATCGCCCCGACCCGGCCATTCGGGTCGTGATGCTCCCCAAAGACACCAACGCCCTGGGCTCCATTTTCGGGGGCGTCATCTTGAGCCAGCTCGACCTCGCCGCCAGTGAGGAGGCGCGCATTGCGGCCGGACGCAACGTTGTCACGAAGGTGATCAATGAGGTCGATTTCGTGGCCCCCGTCGAGGTGGGCGATTGGGTGAGCTTTTATACGCGCACCGAGCGTGTCGGACGCACCAGCGTAACAGTGCATGTGCTGGTGGTGGCGCATCGCGGGCATCGAAGGGACGAGTTGTTTCAGGTGACCGATGCGGAGGTGGTGTTCGTGGCGGTGGATGAGGAGGGGAAGCCGGCTGAGGTGTTGCGGGAGGAGTAG
- the gcvPB gene encoding aminomethyl-transferring glycine dehydrogenase subunit GcvPB, whose protein sequence is MKFEEPLIFERSQPGRRGFSLHADDWDVPRLDPADIWDDALVRSEKAELPEVSEPEVVRHYTRMSQWNYSIDTGFYPLGSCTMKYNPKINEGVARLPGFAGLHPYMPDTWCQGALELLYNLQGILTEVSGLPHCSLQPAAGAQGELAGLMCIRAFHESRGDTARKKIIVPESAHGTNPASAAFNGFDVIEVKCAEDGRLLPEAVAEVMDETVAGLMITNPSTMGLFETHIGDICQIVHEGGGKVYMDGANMNAILGKTRPGDFGVDVMHYNVHKTFSTPHGGGGPGAGPICVSDDLEPFLPVPRVAKNDDPDAAENERFYLSWEHPQSVGKLKAYWGNFLVYVRGYTYLSEYGHKLEEVTERAVLNANYLRVKLNDVLDVGFEGTCMHEVVFNDNTLQERGVETLDVAKRLIDYGFHPPTVYFPLNIHGALMVEPTETESRATLDAFATTVRTILDEAAENPELLKHAPHNAFRTRLDETRAARQPVLTYKQLVAAREQNDSEAGA, encoded by the coding sequence ATCAAATTCGAAGAGCCGCTCATCTTCGAGCGCAGCCAACCTGGGCGGCGCGGCTTTAGCCTCCACGCCGACGACTGGGACGTACCTCGACTCGATCCCGCCGACATCTGGGACGACGCGCTGGTACGCTCGGAGAAGGCCGAGCTCCCCGAGGTCAGCGAGCCGGAGGTCGTTCGCCACTACACCCGCATGAGCCAGTGGAACTACTCCATCGACACCGGGTTCTACCCGTTGGGCTCGTGCACGATGAAGTACAACCCCAAGATCAACGAGGGCGTAGCGCGGCTGCCCGGCTTTGCCGGCCTGCACCCGTATATGCCCGACACCTGGTGCCAGGGCGCGCTCGAGTTGCTCTACAACCTGCAGGGCATCCTCACCGAGGTCAGCGGCCTGCCCCACTGCTCGCTGCAGCCGGCCGCCGGCGCCCAGGGCGAGCTCGCCGGACTGATGTGCATCCGCGCCTTCCACGAGTCGCGCGGAGACACCGCGCGCAAAAAGATCATCGTCCCCGAGTCGGCCCACGGCACCAACCCGGCTTCGGCGGCGTTCAACGGCTTCGATGTCATCGAGGTCAAGTGCGCTGAGGACGGACGCCTCCTTCCCGAGGCGGTCGCCGAGGTGATGGACGAGACGGTCGCCGGCCTGATGATCACCAACCCGAGCACCATGGGGCTCTTCGAGACCCACATCGGCGACATCTGCCAGATCGTCCACGAAGGCGGCGGCAAAGTCTACATGGACGGCGCGAATATGAACGCCATCCTAGGCAAGACCCGCCCGGGTGACTTCGGCGTCGACGTGATGCACTACAACGTGCACAAGACCTTCTCGACGCCGCACGGCGGCGGCGGTCCGGGCGCCGGCCCCATCTGCGTGAGCGACGACCTCGAGCCGTTTTTGCCCGTGCCGCGCGTGGCGAAGAACGACGATCCCGACGCCGCCGAGAACGAGCGATTCTACCTGAGCTGGGAGCACCCGCAGTCGGTCGGCAAGCTCAAGGCCTACTGGGGCAACTTCCTGGTGTACGTGCGCGGCTACACCTACCTGTCCGAGTACGGCCACAAGCTCGAGGAGGTCACCGAGCGCGCCGTGCTCAACGCAAACTACCTGCGCGTCAAACTCAACGACGTGCTCGATGTGGGCTTCGAGGGCACCTGCATGCACGAGGTCGTCTTCAACGACAACACCCTGCAGGAGCGCGGCGTCGAGACCCTCGACGTGGCCAAGCGCCTCATCGACTACGGCTTCCACCCGCCCACGGTCTATTTCCCGCTGAATATCCACGGCGCGCTGATGGTCGAGCCCACCGAGACCGAGTCTCGAGCCACGCTCGACGCGTTCGCCACGACCGTGCGCACCATCCTCGACGAGGCCGCCGAGAACCCCGAACTGCTCAAGCACGCCCCGCACAACGCCTTCCGCACGCGCCTCGACGAGACGCGCGCGGCGCGCCAGCCTGTGCTGACTTATAAACAGTTGGTGGCGGCGAGGGAGCAGAACGATTCAGAAGCAGGTGCGTAA
- a CDS encoding type I phosphomannose isomerase catalytic subunit produces the protein MTEPYIVKMRPYLRKKVWGGRKLADVFGKELPDASPYGEAWEVSDLPEGQSFATNGALAGKSLPELIELWGDALTAGVGDAFPLLVKVLDAQDDLSVQVHPGEDDIERLGLDADSKDECWIILDVDDGGCILHGFDKPTTASDFRMAVEENRAADVLRSVEVAPGDVIRVSPGTIHAICKGVALLEIQQPSDTTYRVYDYNRPGMDGEPRELHLEEAMRVSKFDAHPPAKLDGHTSESNEDVTVLVDVPAYRIERVSGVRELSWKVDGRTPQVVFAAGGTVVLEGPGASVELSFGETAVIPAGVGEVSLQGTRGADIIVAGLGGAALL, from the coding sequence ATGACCGAGCCGTATATTGTGAAGATGCGCCCCTACCTTCGAAAGAAGGTGTGGGGCGGTCGTAAGTTGGCCGATGTATTTGGCAAAGAGCTCCCCGACGCCTCGCCGTACGGCGAGGCGTGGGAGGTCTCCGACCTACCCGAGGGCCAATCGTTCGCGACCAACGGTGCGCTGGCCGGCAAGTCGCTGCCCGAGCTCATCGAGCTCTGGGGCGACGCGCTGACCGCCGGCGTCGGTGACGCCTTTCCCCTTCTGGTCAAGGTGCTCGACGCCCAGGACGACCTGAGCGTGCAGGTCCACCCCGGCGAAGACGATATCGAGCGGCTCGGGCTCGACGCCGACTCCAAAGACGAATGCTGGATCATCCTCGACGTCGACGACGGCGGCTGCATCCTGCACGGCTTCGACAAGCCGACGACCGCCAGCGACTTTCGGATGGCGGTCGAGGAGAACCGGGCCGCCGACGTGCTTCGTAGCGTCGAGGTCGCCCCCGGCGACGTCATTCGCGTCTCACCGGGCACCATCCACGCCATCTGCAAGGGCGTCGCCCTGCTCGAAATCCAGCAACCCTCCGACACCACCTACCGAGTGTACGACTACAACCGACCCGGGATGGACGGAGAGCCTCGTGAGTTGCATCTCGAGGAGGCGATGCGGGTCTCGAAGTTCGACGCCCACCCGCCCGCCAAGCTCGACGGTCACACGAGCGAGAGCAACGAGGACGTCACGGTGCTCGTCGACGTGCCCGCTTATCGCATCGAACGTGTGAGCGGCGTACGCGAGCTTTCGTGGAAGGTCGACGGACGAACACCGCAGGTGGTCTTTGCCGCCGGCGGCACGGTTGTGCTCGAGGGCCCGGGCGCATCGGTCGAGCTTTCGTTCGGCGAGACGGCGGTGATTCCGGCGGGCGTCGGCGAGGTGAGCCTCCAGGGGACTCGAGGCGCCGACATCATCGTCGCCGGCCTCGGCGGAGCAGCTTTGCTATAG
- a CDS encoding transglycosylase SLT domain-containing protein — protein MLRFTTIALFLLTATTAHAQLLPESQADTYKTASKLVDEDPAHAYRLAKTLEKLPHADDRRLALLADAAANAGEVDEAIAALSALGKTAPRALDRLYAHVERGELLLLQGKLDACADAIEKADEAASALGGRSAEERFFVARRWRLEHDLALARGEDKDLRRAAKAAHKLLTDYPAEPATRREGLALSVAELDAEQRFEHARALYDSWAYHDAREEFTALLDDEKYEESARWYLAHLALNKLRDKPKEAERLFKELAKDGRYREASLYQVARAQMRQERYDDALETLTTYRKRYPRGRHTESVYYYRGWLPYDHRENKKAIEGFKNYIKRYGKSARSSYIHGFLAWTYMRLGEWQNAIDTYEEMRAFGNMLVWGKALYWQAHAFNELGQTKKALAKLDELRETYAVTYYAVLGEQLRARIEGKDPRASKVWWPDDGGKLDDAPKKSVSDFELRGLSTSEKRTWKRVQALVALGEHHMARGAIDEIYDDLVRAVPDEQRRAWIHALGHFVENYHHMWEVSTGGSIAAMPAPPEPDSPEAAMAYPRTYPKVVAEVAEEFDLPPDLMWSLMRQESRYRPAQISYTDAVGALQMIPKTARKVAKALGVTYNPRTFPIPEVGFRYSGFYLRKLLDTFDGLIVPTAAAYNSGPQIVAYWFRQNPDASFPWLIEEFAYNEGRNYCRKVAEHMVRYLYLYEDDAERRGEILDKLFPVSRDIEIPEEVGY, from the coding sequence GTGCTAAGATTCACCACCATCGCCCTCTTCCTCCTGACGGCCACCACCGCCCACGCCCAACTCCTCCCCGAGAGCCAAGCGGACACCTACAAGACCGCCAGCAAGCTGGTCGACGAGGACCCGGCGCACGCCTACAGACTCGCGAAAACGCTCGAAAAGCTCCCCCACGCCGACGACCGGCGCCTCGCGCTGCTCGCCGACGCGGCGGCCAACGCGGGCGAGGTCGACGAGGCGATCGCAGCCTTGAGCGCGCTCGGGAAGACTGCGCCGCGGGCGCTCGACCGGCTGTACGCCCACGTCGAGCGCGGGGAGCTCTTGTTGCTGCAGGGAAAGCTCGATGCCTGTGCCGACGCCATCGAGAAGGCCGACGAGGCGGCCAGCGCCCTTGGCGGGCGGTCGGCCGAGGAGCGCTTCTTCGTGGCGCGTCGTTGGCGGCTCGAACACGACTTGGCGCTCGCCCGCGGCGAGGACAAGGACTTGCGTCGCGCCGCCAAGGCGGCTCACAAGCTTCTGACCGACTATCCAGCCGAGCCGGCCACTCGACGCGAAGGGCTGGCGCTGTCCGTGGCCGAGCTCGACGCCGAGCAACGCTTCGAGCACGCCCGCGCGCTGTACGACAGTTGGGCGTACCACGACGCCCGCGAAGAGTTCACGGCGCTGCTCGACGACGAGAAGTACGAAGAGAGCGCGCGCTGGTACCTGGCCCACCTGGCGCTCAACAAACTGCGCGACAAGCCCAAAGAGGCCGAGAGGCTCTTCAAAGAGCTCGCCAAAGACGGTCGTTATCGCGAGGCGTCGCTCTACCAGGTCGCCCGCGCCCAGATGCGCCAGGAGCGATACGACGACGCGCTCGAGACGCTGACGACCTACCGCAAGCGCTACCCGCGTGGCCGACATACCGAGTCGGTCTACTACTACCGGGGCTGGTTGCCGTACGACCACCGCGAGAACAAAAAGGCCATCGAGGGCTTCAAGAACTACATCAAGCGGTACGGCAAAAGCGCGCGCTCGTCGTATATTCACGGCTTTTTGGCGTGGACCTACATGCGGCTCGGCGAGTGGCAAAACGCCATCGACACGTACGAGGAGATGCGCGCGTTCGGCAATATGCTGGTGTGGGGAAAGGCGCTGTACTGGCAGGCGCACGCGTTCAACGAGTTGGGCCAGACCAAAAAGGCACTCGCCAAGCTCGACGAGCTGCGCGAGACCTACGCGGTGACCTACTACGCGGTGCTCGGCGAGCAGCTACGCGCTCGTATCGAGGGCAAGGATCCGCGCGCCTCGAAGGTGTGGTGGCCCGACGACGGCGGCAAGCTCGACGACGCGCCCAAGAAGTCGGTCTCCGACTTCGAGCTTCGTGGACTGTCGACGTCCGAGAAGCGCACCTGGAAGCGCGTTCAGGCGCTCGTCGCGCTCGGTGAGCACCACATGGCGCGCGGGGCGATCGACGAGATTTACGACGACCTCGTGCGCGCGGTGCCCGACGAGCAGCGGCGCGCCTGGATTCACGCCCTGGGTCATTTCGTCGAGAATTACCACCACATGTGGGAGGTCTCCACCGGAGGCAGCATTGCCGCGATGCCCGCTCCGCCCGAGCCGGATTCACCCGAGGCGGCGATGGCTTATCCGCGCACGTATCCCAAGGTGGTCGCCGAGGTCGCCGAAGAGTTCGACCTTCCGCCCGATCTGATGTGGTCGTTGATGCGTCAGGAGAGCCGGTATCGCCCGGCCCAGATTTCGTACACCGACGCCGTCGGCGCGCTGCAGATGATCCCGAAGACCGCCCGCAAGGTCGCCAAGGCGCTGGGCGTGACCTACAACCCTCGCACCTTCCCCATCCCGGAGGTCGGCTTCCGCTACAGCGGGTTCTATCTGAGGAAGCTGCTCGACACGTTCGACGGGCTCATCGTGCCGACGGCGGCGGCCTACAACTCCGGGCCGCAGATCGTCGCCTATTGGTTTCGGCAAAACCCGGACGCCTCGTTCCCGTGGCTCATCGAAGAGTTTGCTTACAACGAGGGCCGAAATTACTGCCGCAAGGTCGCCGAGCACATGGTGCGTTATCTGTACCTGTACGAAGACGACGCCGAGCGGCGCGGCGAGATTCTGGACAAGCTGTTTCCGGTATCTCGGGATATCGAGATACCGGAGGAGGTGGGGTATTGA
- a CDS encoding ParA family protein: protein MRNLITNGLKRLVKTEEKYPRGDRHAKILAVATVKGGVGKTTTAVNLAAGLAKFEGAKVLLIDLDAQGHCTTSLSARLSTSVRKKSVSEILLSDDPLELLDARTSAGIDNLDLTPADPGLAEAEGRIAQKIGKESLLRDALKITRTHYDYIVIDSPPNKGNLTLNALVAADKVLIPTDLSALSVQGADELIGTVVTVNERLGHNLGVLGVVLTRVDGRTQSINDQILGQIEEAWKDLLLDTRIGINTALAKAQLEGQAIYEFAPDSRGAEHYEALVREVARKF, encoded by the coding sequence ATGCGAAACCTGATCACCAACGGCCTCAAGAGACTCGTCAAGACTGAGGAGAAGTACCCGCGCGGCGATCGCCACGCCAAGATTCTGGCAGTGGCCACCGTCAAAGGTGGCGTCGGCAAGACGACCACGGCGGTCAACCTGGCGGCGGGGCTCGCCAAGTTCGAGGGGGCTAAGGTGCTGCTCATCGACTTGGACGCCCAGGGCCACTGCACCACGAGCCTTTCGGCGCGTCTGTCGACGTCCGTGCGCAAAAAGTCGGTCAGTGAGATTCTGTTGAGCGATGATCCTCTCGAGCTGCTCGACGCGCGCACCTCGGCGGGCATCGACAACCTCGACCTCACCCCGGCCGATCCCGGCTTGGCCGAGGCGGAAGGGCGCATCGCTCAAAAGATCGGCAAGGAGTCGTTGCTGCGCGACGCGCTCAAGATCACGCGCACCCACTACGACTACATCGTCATCGATTCGCCCCCCAACAAGGGCAACCTGACGCTCAACGCCCTGGTGGCTGCCGACAAGGTGCTCATCCCCACCGACCTGTCGGCGCTGTCGGTGCAGGGCGCCGACGAGCTCATCGGCACGGTCGTCACCGTCAACGAGCGTCTCGGCCACAACTTGGGCGTCCTCGGCGTGGTGCTCACCCGGGTCGACGGACGCACCCAGTCGATCAACGATCAGATCCTCGGCCAGATCGAAGAGGCTTGGAAGGACCTTCTGCTCGACACCCGCATCGGCATCAACACCGCACTGGCCAAGGCCCAGTTGGAGGGGCAGGCTATTTATGAGTTCGCGCCAGATAGCCGTGGGGCGGAGCATTATGAGGCGTTGGTGCGGGAAGTGGCGCGGAAGTTCTGA
- the tgt gene encoding tRNA guanosine(34) transglycosylase Tgt — MTDSPLQFELHTTDGRARRGKVTVPHGSFNTPAFMPVGTRATVKGLMPRDLRETGSEICLSNTYHLNISPGPKIVKKMGGLHHFMGWDAPILTDSGGYQVFSLPKAKLDEEGVTFKFEQKGGKKITLTPEKSMQIQEDLGADIIMAFDVCVPHPCEYQDAREAVYRTIRWLERCKEAHSRKDQALFGIIQGSTYADLRALSTQLTREIDLPGYAIGGLSVGEGHELMMSSIDQTEPGMIKEKPRYLMGVGYPEDIVEAVARGIDMFDCVIPSRYARSGVAFTRRGRFRVTNARYRSDKFPLDTNCNCYCCRNFSRAYLNHLINTNEILGSALMTLHNVTFYQDMMRAIRMAIEEGSFEKFRQAFLDEYLSDDKKEELGFDDLDGRYDQEDFGWDVKHSVVPPTDIAENLEKTEPVDEVAGPRRRIEKIKNLGDD, encoded by the coding sequence ATGACCGATAGCCCCCTCCAATTCGAGCTCCACACCACCGACGGCCGCGCCCGACGCGGCAAGGTCACCGTGCCCCACGGGTCGTTCAACACGCCTGCGTTCATGCCGGTCGGCACGCGCGCGACGGTCAAGGGATTGATGCCGCGCGATCTGCGCGAGACAGGCAGCGAGATCTGCCTCTCGAATACATACCACCTCAACATTTCGCCCGGCCCCAAGATCGTCAAAAAGATGGGCGGGCTGCACCATTTCATGGGGTGGGACGCGCCGATCCTGACCGACTCGGGAGGCTACCAGGTCTTCAGCCTGCCCAAGGCGAAGCTCGATGAGGAGGGCGTGACCTTCAAGTTCGAGCAGAAAGGGGGCAAGAAGATCACCCTCACGCCCGAAAAGAGCATGCAGATCCAAGAGGATCTGGGCGCCGACATTATCATGGCGTTCGACGTGTGCGTGCCGCATCCGTGCGAATACCAGGATGCGCGTGAGGCGGTCTACCGCACGATCCGATGGCTCGAGCGCTGCAAAGAGGCGCACTCGCGCAAAGACCAGGCGCTCTTTGGCATTATCCAGGGCTCGACCTACGCCGACCTGCGCGCGCTGTCGACGCAACTGACCCGCGAAATCGACCTGCCAGGATACGCCATCGGCGGCTTGAGCGTGGGCGAAGGCCACGAGTTGATGATGAGCTCGATCGACCAGACCGAGCCGGGCATGATCAAAGAAAAGCCGCGCTACCTGATGGGCGTGGGCTACCCCGAGGATATCGTCGAGGCGGTCGCCCGCGGCATCGACATGTTCGACTGCGTCATCCCCAGCCGCTATGCGCGCTCGGGTGTGGCGTTCACCCGTCGCGGACGCTTCCGGGTGACCAACGCGCGCTACCGATCCGACAAGTTTCCGTTGGACACCAACTGCAATTGCTATTGCTGCCGCAACTTCAGCCGCGCCTATCTCAACCACCTCATCAACACCAACGAGATCTTGGGCTCGGCGCTGATGACGCTGCACAACGTGACTTTCTATCAGGACATGATGCGCGCCATCCGAATGGCCATCGAAGAGGGAAGCTTCGAGAAGTTCCGCCAGGCGTTCCTCGACGAGTACTTGAGCGACGACAAAAAGGAAGAGCTCGGCTTCGACGACCTCGACGGCCGCTACGACCAGGAAGATTTCGGATGGGACGTCAAGCACTCGGTGGTCCCGCCGACCGACATCGCCGAGAACCTCGAGAAGACCGAGCCGGTCGACGAGGTCGCCGGGCCGCGCAGGCGTATCGAGAAGATCAAGAATCTTGGGGATGATTGA